The DNA sequence TGATGCATGTATGTACTCACACAGAAATTTAGCCGGCATATGTTTGGTCCAAAAAGACATGGGAAATTTCGTCGTCATTTTCCTTAAAATGGCCCAAATTaaaagaagcagaagagtGAGCAACAGCAGAAGGTTGGGCCAATCGCAATTGGGTACGAGATGATACAGGTGTCATCAGCGAATGCGTGccggatgaagaagatgagacgAAAGATGTGGAGCAATTGACTTTATGATTGACTCCCTTGTCCCGTGGGAAGGTTATAGCAGCCTTTTCATTGGATTAGCCAGTGATGTAGGATGCGAATGAATATACTGAAGAATCAGCAGAAAATAGTTCATCCATTTGGGCGCTGCTGACCGACACAAAGCGTACGTCCAAATCGGCCAGGAGGGTAGTTATACGTAACTGTTGGTACTCGTTTGAGTCCATGGCAAGGTCAGCTACATCTTCGATGGTGTCGGTGGCAGGTGATACGCCATTGCTGGAAATATCAGTAGCTTTCTCGGCCTGCGAAAGGGCTTCCAGCCAATCGTTAAATCCTTGGATTCAAGGTATCAATAAATGGTCCAACCAAGCCGAAGAAGCACTCACGATTGCGTCCGTTTGGTTTAGCCAAACAGCCGCTTTCCTTCCATACAACGCTCTCTGCCTCTGGTGAACTATCAAGAGCCTCAATAGGCAGATGCTTATCATGAGAGCCTGACAGGTTATGAGTCCTTTTGGCGTCGGTGTCTTCACCTCCCTCATCGCGGGCAAATCCCGATCCTGAAAAGTGTGCTccgccatctccaccacGCTCACCATTTCCACCACCCGTATCACCCCTACCATCCCCATCGCCCCCACTTGCTCCTCTGTCACCACCGCTCTCGCCACCCGGATCTCTTCTATTCCCACGCGTCTTTAAATAGGAACCCTTCTTAGAGCTAGCTTTTTTCTTACGGCCTGCACCAGAATTGGCGGCTTTGCTGATAGTGGCGTTATCACGAGCATGGGCAACCAAATTCTGTCTATTCGACAAAGGAGTCAATGTTGCAAAAGCTATACCTGAATGGGAAGCTGACAGGTAGTCAGtgtccatctcctctgCCTGGCAGCCTAGAGCCTCGCCAACGGTTTGGCGAAGGGTTCTTTCCAAAGTGCCTCGGATGAATGATTCCAAAAGACGACACGAGAGGGGGTTGATAGTGTAATCAGGGTTATGTTTGAATAGAGTCGGCGAAACCGACTCTTCATTGGCGAGAGGGGATATAAGATTATGCGGCATTGAGCCGTAACTGTatgaggaaaagaaggaaggcaCATTGAGGGGCGACAAAGAGGTTGGAGGTGACGACACTTCAACAGCAAGAACGTTGTCGTCGAGCACAAAGACCCTACAAAAAGCCGGTCCACAAATGAAAAGACTGCGACGATATCGGTACATCTCCCATCCCGCCAGCGCATACATTGCCGTCTGACTCAGACCCTTCACGAAAGCTTTATCGGCCTCTGATTGGGATTGTGGATGGCCAAAATCATTCAAAGGGAAAGCTTTAATTTCGATGGAGAGGGGGATAGATGTGGATTTTCTGCCACCAACGTGCCGGCATGTAACTTCAAGCACATAATCCGGGCGTCGAATGCCCCCTTGAGAGGATGACGTAGACGTAACCTTACTGGATGACTTTACGTCTGTGTTGTCGTTAATGATACTGCTTACTCCCGCtgtaaaaaaaaaaatagaAGTAACGTACGGTCTGTTCCAGACGACTTGCTGGATGCCACCCaatccccatcctcctcctcctgctcctccgcCGTTTCCAATTTCGGTATCCACCTGTCGACTGCTGCCTTCACTTTTGTTTTTGAATAAGGAGTCCTCATCGTTGCTGACAGAACGCGAGACAGTGGCCGTTCTTGTACAAATCCAACAAAAACATGAAATGTGAGGCTAGGAGGGTGGAGCGGCCGAGTTCTGACACATCTCtcgagattgaagaagagtcgaAAATTGTAGCTAAACTCCCCATTGAATTCTTCGTGCCATAACTCTTTCAGAGCAGCAGAGTAGTTCCTCTCCAATTCTTCGTCACTAGGAGGGGGTTCCAGTTCCAAAAGATCCCACATGGGAATGTCGGTAACATCGTCAGGCAGGCTGGGTGGCAATGATGATTTACGCTGTCGGGCGGGCTTGGCTTGACTGTTACTAGTTTGGCTCATACTGATCTAATAAACAGTGAGCAAGAAACGCAGTATGCCGAATACGAAGACTTTTGTTGATTGGTCAAGGTCCGACAAGGCAACAGCAGATGCGTAAATGAAATATCAACTGAATATGTGATGAACGAATGAAGGTTCAATAAAATGCTCTAGTTCCCGCCTGGCTCTCTTTCCGTCGATCGATCTtcacaacaacaaacaagCACGATGAGTATATTTATACTACGCGCGTGGACAGGGACGAACGCGGTGCACCGTGGGAATGTTTTGCGGGGAAAGGTCCGGGGCACGCAGCTGGTTCGGCATGGATGGCGTTGTAGAGAAATActaggctcgacacaagcccctcgacggacattggctcAGAACTTCGTGCGTCACCAAGCGTGTGCAatctcatctccaagcGTAAGCTTCAATTCTTACAAAATATGGGAGAAGCTGACGAGTTCGATGACTCAGCGTACGAATCAGCAAGACTATCTCAATCTTCGACCTAGTTTGGACGCTTCTTTCAGTAAAATGCCTCGAAGTAGTAATCGCAGGGCGCCCAGGTGCAAAATAGTCATGCACTTGCGTTCCTAATTGAGGTCTTCACTGGAAGGCTTATTATCCCATTTTAGCCCGTCCAGCAATAACTATCGTAGGACAAACGATGTCATCGAAGCAGCACCTATAGGACCAGAAGCGACCTTGGTGAGTGCCCGGAAGATGGACATGAGCCGTGTAGCTGCAACAATGGGTTAACCTATGGTCATCGTAGCCTCAAATTGCTGCCCCTACCCTTCCATCTGTACCCCTTTCCGATGATTCCGTCTCCGGTGACATCTCGATCCCTCGATCCTCTCCCCCTGCTGGCCAGTCCATGTCTTTATCCGATGATGCctaccctccttctctctcagGTCAAAAGACTTCACAAGGCGGTCTCGAAAGAGAGTTTATGGATATCGATGATAGGCAAGGCTATGATGATCTTCCTGCCATCATGATGGATGAGTCTCTTCTTGAAACAGGTTTTGAGGGTGATGGATATGGAGGTGTCATCCGTGATCGTCTTGGCCATCAGCTTAGCAAATGGCCTACCAAAGTTCCCGAATCCTTGATCCCTCCTTACTCGTGTCGGCAACCCAGCCCTTATCAAGATGAACCCATCTTCTGCATCGAATCAACTGCAAGGAATATGCCTCTACTTGCCACCGTCCTTGccgtcttctcaatcttcctcaCGGCTTTTGCAGGGCTGCCTCAGCGATTGGGCGACATGGTGAAGGCTGTCATTCAGGTCATTCTTGAACTGGCTATCGCTGAGGGTCAACAAGCGTTGCGCCGGAGAGTACGCGGCGGGAGCGATTCCTCAGGACTATCTTCCCCGCATGGCGCAACAGCCAGGCCCCCCTGGAGGCGAGAGTATCACCGACTCCTTCAGTTCCATCACGAGCTAAGGGTTCGCGGCTATCGTTTTCGACCCCTTGACCCCACCTTCAAGGAGGAGTGGATAGTCGATGGTGCGACGCAGTTACCTCGTCTCAACAGGAAGAATGCGTGTTCCTTTGTAGAGTGCCGCCCTCCCCTACGTCGCTTTGGTGACTTTCATCAGCCGACTATGACGGGCATACTCTGGACCGTCTTCTCCCATATCCGACGAGCTTCTGATGGAAGGATTTTGTCCCACCGACTCTTTGGCGTTTTCAGGTGGTTCAAGCCCTCAATCGCTTACGGATACCGGTATGATGAAGAGTAAGTTCTTCTTTGAATTGGGTATACAGTCATTAACGACCTTGACAGGAAAACACTAGATATCCAGGTGTTTTCTCAACATCAACTCTcccctcctttcttcttcccgaTCCACGCGAAATCGTTACCTTCCATCCACCCAGTCGCACTGGTTAGTGTTCCGCAAAGATCTTCGGCACCATTAGGTACCAAGATCATTGTGACTGTCCCAGTTGCCCGACATACGTGAGCTTACTGGTCAGGATTGTGGATAAACGATTTTGCCTTGGGATTTGCGTG is a window from the Cryptococcus neoformans var. neoformans JEC21 chromosome 2 sequence genome containing:
- a CDS encoding expressed protein, which produces MSQTSNSQAKPARQRKSSLPPSLPDDVTDIPMWDLLELEPPPSDEELERNYSAALKELWHEEFNGEFSYNFRLFFNLERCVRTRPLHPPSLTFHVFVGFVQERPLSRVLSATMRTPYSKTKVKAAVDRWIPKLETAEEQEEEDGDWVASSKSSGTDHVKSSSKVTSTSSSQGGIRRPDYVLEVTCRHVGGRKSTSIPLSIEIKAFPLNDFGHPQSQSEADKAFVKGLSQTAMYALAGWEMYRYRRSLFICGPAFCRVFVLDDNVLAVEVSSPPTSLSPLNVPSFFSSYSYGSMPHNLISPLANEESVSPTLFKHNPDYTINPLSCRLLESFIRGTLERTLRQTVGEALGCQAEEMDTDYLSASHSGIAFATLTPLSNRQNLVAHARDNATISKAANSGAGRKKKASSKKGSYLKTRGNRRDPGGESGGDRGASGGDGDGRGDTGGGNGERGGDGGAHFSGSGFARDEGGEDTDAKRTHNLSGSHDKHLPIEALDSSPEAESVVWKESGCLAKPNGRNRFNDWLEALSQAEKATDISSNGVSPATDTIEDVADLAMDSNEYQQLRITTLLADLDVRFVSVSSAQMDELFSADSSVYSFASYITG